A stretch of Lysobacter sp. K5869 DNA encodes these proteins:
- a CDS encoding autotransporter domain-containing protein, whose product MKTVRTALAAALALAAAPALAGGPYSQTVFIGDSLSDSGHFRPALIQAVGPNGALIGRFTTNPGLVWSEWLANYYGTNATSDNQGGTNYAVGGARTGVEGSGALGAIPSLTNQVGRYLASTGGRADPNALYTVWGGPNDLFAVAAGAPAQSTITNAVTAEIGVVAALQKAGAQYILVPNIPDLGSTPQFRAGGAAQSAAGTQLATTYNNALYAGLNSAGLKVIPLDTFSLIREVVNNPAPFGITNVTGTGCNPQITATSVTCSPLNYASPDAPNSYAFADGVHPSAKSHQILADYAISVLEAPRFIAALPNSTSMTGRARAEQVAGHAERPDGDGMRWWSSLRGDFQRYGGGDFYDGAGPALTGGLDWSRGNLVFGGFLGYGQQKQDFGLRNGDFEQKETSIGGFIGWYGERAWVNGQLSYTKVDFDIDRKVNLGPATRTHSGSTDGKNVTAALNAGWEFGDALRHGPVIGVVAQRIDIDGFKESDPTLSTSLAYDDQSFDSLIGSIGYQINYTYSERFRPYARLTLDREFEDAPKDARARLQSLGNMGWYSVKNREYDQDYGTLLFGVRTKLFGLDANLGASATFNQDGGNNTTVFAQLGGGF is encoded by the coding sequence ATGAAAACCGTTCGTACCGCGCTGGCCGCCGCTCTGGCGCTGGCCGCCGCCCCGGCCCTGGCCGGCGGCCCCTATTCGCAGACCGTCTTCATCGGCGACAGCCTGTCCGACTCCGGCCACTTCCGCCCGGCGCTGATCCAGGCGGTGGGCCCGAACGGCGCGCTGATCGGCCGCTTCACCACCAACCCGGGCCTGGTCTGGTCGGAATGGCTGGCCAACTACTACGGCACCAACGCTACCAGCGACAACCAGGGCGGCACCAACTACGCCGTCGGCGGCGCCCGCACCGGCGTCGAGGGCAGCGGCGCGCTCGGCGCGATTCCCTCGCTGACCAATCAGGTCGGCCGCTACCTCGCCTCCACCGGCGGCCGCGCCGATCCCAACGCGCTGTACACCGTGTGGGGCGGCCCGAACGACCTGTTCGCGGTGGCCGCCGGCGCGCCGGCGCAGAGCACCATCACCAACGCGGTGACCGCCGAAATCGGCGTGGTCGCGGCGCTGCAGAAGGCCGGCGCGCAGTACATCCTGGTGCCGAACATCCCCGACCTGGGCTCGACCCCGCAGTTCCGCGCCGGCGGCGCGGCGCAGTCGGCGGCCGGCACCCAGCTCGCCACCACCTACAACAACGCGCTCTACGCCGGCCTGAACTCGGCCGGCCTGAAGGTGATTCCGCTCGACACCTTCAGCCTGATCCGCGAAGTGGTGAACAACCCGGCGCCGTTCGGCATCACCAACGTCACCGGCACCGGCTGCAACCCGCAGATCACCGCGACCTCGGTCACCTGCAGCCCGCTCAACTACGCCTCGCCGGACGCGCCGAACTCCTATGCGTTCGCCGACGGCGTGCATCCCTCGGCCAAGTCGCACCAGATCCTGGCCGACTACGCGATCTCGGTGCTGGAAGCCCCGCGCTTCATCGCCGCGCTGCCGAACTCGACCTCGATGACCGGCCGAGCCCGCGCCGAGCAGGTCGCCGGCCACGCCGAGCGTCCGGACGGCGACGGCATGCGTTGGTGGAGCAGCCTGCGCGGCGACTTCCAGCGCTACGGCGGCGGCGACTTCTACGACGGCGCCGGCCCGGCGCTGACCGGCGGCCTGGACTGGAGCCGCGGCAACCTGGTGTTCGGCGGTTTCCTCGGCTACGGCCAGCAGAAGCAGGACTTCGGCCTGCGCAACGGCGACTTCGAGCAGAAGGAAACCAGCATCGGCGGCTTCATCGGCTGGTACGGCGAGCGCGCCTGGGTCAACGGCCAGTTGAGCTACACCAAGGTCGATTTCGACATTGACCGCAAGGTCAACCTCGGCCCGGCCACGCGTACGCACAGCGGTTCGACCGACGGCAAGAACGTCACCGCCGCGCTCAACGCCGGCTGGGAATTCGGCGACGCCCTGCGCCACGGCCCGGTGATCGGCGTGGTCGCCCAGCGCATCGACATCGACGGCTTCAAGGAAAGCGACCCGACCCTGTCGACTTCGCTGGCCTACGACGACCAGAGCTTCGACTCGCTGATCGGCAGCATCGGCTACCAGATCAACTACACCTACAGCGAACGCTTCCGCCCCTACGCGCGCCTGACCCTGGACCGCGAGTTCGAGGACGCGCCCAAGGACGCGCGCGCGCGCCTGCAGAGCCTGGGCAACATGGGCTGGTACTCGGTCAAGAACCGCGAATACGACCAGGACTACGGCACCTTGCTGTTCGGCGTGCGCACCAAGCTGTTCGGCCTGGACGCCAACCTCGGCGCCAGCGCCACCTTCAACCAGGACGGCGGCAACAACACCACGGTGTTCGCGCAGTTGGGCGGCGGGTTCTGA
- the thiS gene encoding sulfur carrier protein ThiS, with amino-acid sequence MNILLNGEARALAAPVTVHQLLAAEGLGERRVAVEINGEIVPRGRHGETVLAEGDKVEIVHALGGG; translated from the coding sequence ATGAATATTTTGCTCAATGGCGAAGCGCGCGCCCTGGCCGCGCCGGTCACCGTCCATCAACTGCTCGCGGCCGAAGGCCTGGGCGAACGGCGGGTGGCGGTGGAGATCAACGGCGAGATCGTGCCGCGCGGGCGGCATGGGGAGACGGTGTTGGCCGAAGGCGACAAAGTCGAGATCGTGCATGCGTTGGGTGGGGGCTGA
- a CDS encoding CehA/McbA family metallohydrolase, protein MAQAAKPADDAAQARPAAAIAPNKPQQVAAQATTAPTDILLQGRISGADNQTYRELPFEVPAGTARIEVEFDYDRADKTTIDLGLIGPGEFLGRDGLRGWSGGNKRRFTVSANDATASYSPGALTPGQWKLLLGIPNIRAGRDAAYTARIRLTAAAQSDAVPQEDAKPLRRQAGWYRGDLHMHSAHSDGNCATQSGARAPCPLFLTAQAAAKSGLDFVAVTEHNTVSHLPALRELQPHFDRLLLIPGMEITTFQGHANVFGVRAPVDFRVGSAAVPDWNTVLREMQRRGLPVSINHPIRPSDERCMGCGWTPQPAADIGLVSLVEAINGGDADTPGSGIAFWQRELNAGHRLTGVGGSDNHDAPTAAEEPFGPSRIGRPTTVVHARELSQAGILDGLRAGNVFVDAAGSRDRLLDVRAASGKREVAMGGELAVPAGERARVSVQVRNLAGGRVEATVDGVKRDLIAQPALSSAEQTLEFQWPSDGGRHWLRIDVRDAQGRLALMGNPVYINWR, encoded by the coding sequence TTGGCGCAGGCGGCCAAACCCGCGGACGACGCAGCGCAGGCCCGACCCGCCGCGGCGATTGCTCCGAACAAACCGCAGCAAGTCGCAGCGCAAGCCACGACCGCCCCCACCGACATTCTTCTGCAAGGCCGCATCAGCGGCGCCGACAACCAAACCTACCGCGAGCTGCCCTTCGAGGTTCCCGCCGGCACCGCCCGCATCGAAGTCGAATTCGATTACGACCGCGCCGACAAGACCACCATCGACCTCGGCTTGATCGGCCCCGGCGAGTTCCTCGGCCGCGACGGCCTGCGCGGTTGGAGCGGCGGCAACAAGCGCCGCTTCACCGTCAGCGCCAACGACGCCACCGCTTCTTACTCGCCCGGCGCGCTGACGCCCGGGCAATGGAAGCTGCTGCTCGGCATCCCCAACATCCGCGCCGGGCGCGACGCCGCTTACACCGCGCGCATCCGGCTGACAGCGGCCGCGCAATCCGACGCCGTCCCGCAAGAAGACGCCAAGCCGCTGCGCCGGCAAGCCGGTTGGTACCGCGGCGATCTGCACATGCACAGCGCCCACAGCGACGGCAATTGCGCGACCCAAAGCGGCGCCCGCGCGCCGTGCCCGCTGTTCCTCACCGCGCAGGCCGCGGCCAAGTCCGGCCTGGATTTCGTCGCGGTGACCGAGCACAACACCGTGTCGCACTTGCCGGCGCTGCGCGAACTGCAGCCGCACTTCGACCGTCTGCTGCTGATTCCCGGCATGGAGATCACCACCTTCCAAGGCCACGCCAACGTCTTCGGCGTGCGCGCGCCGGTCGACTTCCGCGTCGGCAGCGCCGCGGTGCCGGATTGGAATACGGTGCTGCGCGAAATGCAGCGTCGCGGCTTGCCGGTGTCGATCAACCACCCGATCCGCCCGTCCGACGAGCGCTGCATGGGCTGCGGCTGGACGCCGCAGCCGGCCGCCGATATCGGTTTGGTGAGCCTGGTCGAAGCCATCAACGGCGGCGACGCCGACACGCCGGGCTCGGGTATCGCGTTCTGGCAGCGCGAACTCAACGCCGGCCATCGCCTCACCGGCGTCGGCGGCAGCGACAACCACGACGCGCCGACCGCGGCCGAGGAGCCCTTCGGCCCCAGCCGCATCGGCCGGCCGACCACGGTGGTGCATGCGCGCGAACTGTCGCAAGCCGGGATTCTGGACGGGTTGCGCGCGGGCAATGTGTTCGTCGACGCGGCCGGCAGCCGCGATCGGCTGTTGGACGTGCGCGCCGCGAGCGGCAAGCGCGAGGTCGCGATGGGCGGCGAATTGGCGGTGCCCGCGGGCGAACGCGCGCGGGTGTCGGTGCAGGTGCGCAACCTCGCCGGCGGGCGGGTCGAGGCGACGGTGGACGGCGTCAAGCGCGATCTGATCGCGCAGCCGGCGCTGAGTTCGGCCGAGCAGACGTTGGAATTCCAGTGGCCCAGCGACGGCGGCCGGCATTGGTTGCGCATCGATGTGCGCGATGCGCAGGGGAGGCTGGCGCTGATGGGCAATCCGGTCTACATCAACTGGCGTTGA
- a CDS encoding phosphatidylinositol-specific phospholipase C1-like protein: MKAWVLPMLSLAVCCALAGAARAHDEPAAPRPADPSCKLDAADAAQAGPDCAEAWIDRNLGVNDVQAIGTHNSYKRAIPAEELAAHRARDAAGADSLDYAHAPLHEQLELGMRQLELDVYYDPQGGRYAHPPGALRQGYGEAGPWSAEVAAQMARPGFKVMHLADIDFRSQCMVFVDCLRQIRAWSRQHSQHAPILILINAKDGKSGPGAVAPLAFDAKAFDALDAEVRSVFPADELITPDDVRGKAATLRAAVLAGGWPRIGAARGKLLFALDEEPRKVALYRGARKSLEGRAMFVNGDETSTDAAYLTLNDPIADGERIRKAVQTGFLVRTRADADTVEARRNDPRRREAAFASGAQYISTDYPKPDLRFSRYRVTFPRSEVVRCNPLRAESRCDRRAVEAPEKHD; this comes from the coding sequence ATGAAGGCCTGGGTGTTGCCGATGTTGTCGTTGGCGGTGTGCTGCGCGTTGGCGGGGGCGGCGCGCGCGCACGACGAGCCGGCCGCGCCGAGGCCGGCGGATCCGTCGTGCAAGCTCGACGCGGCGGACGCCGCGCAGGCCGGGCCGGACTGCGCCGAGGCTTGGATCGACCGCAACCTGGGCGTCAACGACGTCCAGGCCATCGGCACCCACAACAGCTACAAGCGCGCGATTCCGGCCGAGGAACTGGCCGCGCACCGCGCCCGCGACGCCGCGGGCGCGGATTCGCTCGACTACGCGCACGCGCCGCTGCACGAGCAGCTCGAACTGGGCATGCGCCAGCTCGAACTCGATGTGTATTACGACCCGCAAGGCGGCCGTTACGCGCATCCGCCCGGCGCGCTGCGCCAGGGCTACGGCGAAGCGGGGCCGTGGTCGGCGGAGGTCGCGGCGCAGATGGCGCGGCCGGGTTTCAAGGTGATGCATCTGGCCGATATCGATTTCCGCAGCCAATGCATGGTGTTCGTCGATTGCCTGCGGCAGATCCGGGCGTGGTCGCGCCAGCACTCGCAACATGCGCCGATCCTGATTCTGATCAACGCCAAGGACGGCAAGAGCGGCCCCGGCGCGGTCGCGCCGCTGGCCTTCGACGCCAAGGCCTTCGACGCGCTCGACGCCGAAGTGCGCTCGGTGTTTCCGGCCGACGAACTCATTACGCCCGACGACGTGCGCGGCAAGGCCGCGACCTTGCGCGCGGCGGTGCTCGCGGGCGGTTGGCCGCGGATCGGGGCGGCGCGCGGCAAGCTGTTGTTCGCGCTCGACGAGGAACCGCGCAAGGTCGCGCTGTACCGCGGCGCGCGCAAGTCGCTGGAAGGCCGCGCGATGTTCGTCAACGGCGACGAGACCTCGACCGACGCGGCGTATCTGACCCTCAACGATCCCATCGCCGACGGCGAGCGTATCCGCAAGGCGGTGCAGACAGGGTTTCTGGTGCGCACGCGCGCCGACGCCGACACGGTCGAGGCGCGACGCAACGATCCGCGCCGGCGCGAAGCCGCGTTCGCTAGCGGCGCGCAGTACATCTCCACCGATTACCCCAAGCCCGATCTGCGCTTCAGCCGTTACCGGGTGACGTTCCCGCGCAGCGAGGTGGTTCGCTGCAATCCGTTGCGCGCGGAAAGCCGCTGCGATCGGCGGGCGGTGGAAGCGCCTGAGAAGCACGATTGA
- a CDS encoding TonB-dependent receptor: protein MTSRSRQLTRAIRIALAASFVSIGFSTVAQAQQAASAADAAQGESSPASQAGTKSSAVDLDKVVVTGRSGTRQRSKAETSYSITAIEEDRLRMQAPTSVTEAMKSVPGFWVEASGGEASGNIRARGIPVDGFGSVTLLEDGIPVQHDPALGYLNGDQAFRLDETIERVEVVRGGPSSVFYSNAPAGAINFIPRTVGDTAEGVAKLTVGDYGLTRYDLFFGTPLGGGWKLGLGGFWRTDDGLRDPGYPANDGGQYRINLSRAFERGNLSFDYKRVDDKVALYLGIPMRTYADGKIRGVPGFDAHDGTLAGPETRRLQMVQGNGGLYDFDNALGTQVKRDQYTIKFDYELGAGFKLAQSLRYSETQTQRNGVFPLTLQSSAKFFNDAAVKKLVASVPGAAGAQLRYVDAPDQVFDPANQNGNGLMTIAGLRGVTMPVNELISDTRLMRRFDFGGQSHDVTLGYYYAQFDQDFDRYSSNVLTDVRDNARLLDLVAVDAAGRPLKTLTDKGVYRYGYEWENASGRSTTQAVYLSDEWQVNDRLRIDAGVRWEQVKVKGWTEVRKQVNLGTPATSQILTGSGVFVDYDEKFDKVGWTIGANWQFDPHQGVFARWTPAFRLPSLSSYITKYSNCDLSKLAACVNDPNGRPVTQTMDLGEIGYKFSNEQFDLFATLFYTKYDNVGFSNYVFNLGSGASTVQQGFADTKTTGLELEGFWTPVQWFDLQMTATIQDPKYKGLRYTELVNGAPVLRDFVDNQLIRVPKTSFRIVPGLNFLDDRLRLQVSYEHEGERYVDTANSVRLPSYHVVNASVRYEFVPGLTLFVYADNLTNSLGLTEGNPRAGELQSADAGANTFIARPLLGRGYRAALMYKF from the coding sequence ATGACCTCTCGTTCCCGCCAGCTCACCCGGGCGATCCGCATCGCCTTGGCCGCCAGCTTCGTTTCCATCGGCTTTTCGACCGTCGCCCAGGCGCAGCAGGCGGCTTCGGCCGCGGACGCCGCCCAGGGCGAGTCCTCTCCGGCATCGCAGGCCGGGACGAAGTCCTCCGCGGTCGATCTGGACAAAGTCGTCGTCACCGGCCGCTCCGGCACCCGCCAGCGCAGCAAGGCCGAGACCAGCTACTCGATCACCGCGATCGAGGAAGACCGCCTGCGCATGCAGGCGCCGACCTCGGTGACCGAGGCGATGAAGTCGGTGCCCGGCTTCTGGGTCGAGGCCAGCGGCGGCGAAGCCAGCGGCAACATCCGCGCGCGCGGCATTCCGGTCGACGGCTTCGGCTCGGTGACCTTGCTGGAAGACGGCATCCCGGTGCAGCACGACCCGGCGCTGGGCTACCTCAACGGCGATCAGGCCTTCCGCCTCGACGAAACCATCGAGCGCGTGGAAGTGGTGCGCGGCGGCCCGTCGTCGGTGTTTTATTCCAACGCTCCGGCCGGCGCGATCAACTTCATCCCGCGCACGGTCGGCGACACCGCCGAAGGCGTGGCCAAGCTCACCGTCGGCGATTACGGCCTGACCCGCTACGACCTGTTCTTCGGCACGCCCCTCGGCGGCGGCTGGAAGCTCGGCCTCGGCGGCTTCTGGCGCACCGACGACGGCCTGCGCGATCCGGGCTACCCGGCCAACGACGGCGGCCAGTACCGCATCAACCTGTCGCGCGCGTTCGAGCGCGGCAATCTCAGCTTCGACTACAAGCGCGTGGACGACAAAGTCGCGCTGTACCTCGGCATCCCGATGCGCACCTACGCCGACGGCAAGATCCGCGGCGTGCCCGGCTTCGACGCCCACGACGGCACCCTGGCCGGCCCGGAAACCCGGCGTCTGCAGATGGTGCAGGGCAACGGCGGCCTGTACGACTTCGACAACGCGCTCGGCACCCAGGTCAAGCGCGACCAGTACACGATCAAGTTCGATTACGAGCTGGGCGCGGGCTTCAAGCTGGCGCAGTCGCTGCGTTACAGCGAGACCCAAACCCAGCGCAACGGCGTGTTCCCGCTGACCCTGCAAAGCAGCGCCAAGTTCTTCAACGACGCCGCGGTGAAGAAGCTGGTCGCCTCGGTGCCCGGCGCGGCCGGCGCGCAGCTGCGCTACGTCGATGCGCCGGATCAAGTGTTCGACCCGGCCAATCAGAACGGCAACGGCCTGATGACCATCGCCGGCCTGCGCGGCGTCACCATGCCGGTCAACGAACTGATCAGCGACACGCGCCTGATGCGCCGCTTCGATTTCGGCGGGCAGAGCCACGACGTCACCTTGGGTTACTACTACGCCCAGTTCGATCAGGACTTCGACCGTTATTCCTCGAACGTGCTGACCGACGTGCGCGACAACGCGCGCTTGCTCGATCTGGTCGCGGTCGACGCGGCCGGCCGGCCGTTGAAGACGCTGACCGACAAGGGCGTGTACCGCTACGGTTACGAGTGGGAGAACGCCAGCGGCCGCTCGACCACGCAAGCGGTGTACTTGTCGGACGAATGGCAGGTCAACGACCGACTGCGCATCGACGCCGGCGTGCGCTGGGAGCAGGTCAAGGTCAAGGGCTGGACCGAGGTGCGCAAGCAGGTGAACCTCGGCACGCCGGCCACCTCGCAGATCCTCACCGGCTCGGGCGTGTTCGTCGATTACGACGAGAAGTTCGACAAGGTCGGTTGGACCATCGGCGCCAACTGGCAGTTCGACCCGCATCAAGGCGTGTTCGCGCGTTGGACGCCGGCGTTCCGCCTGCCGAGCCTGTCGAGCTACATCACCAAGTACTCCAACTGCGATCTGTCCAAGCTCGCCGCGTGCGTCAACGATCCCAACGGCCGTCCGGTCACTCAGACCATGGACTTGGGCGAGATCGGCTACAAGTTCAGCAACGAGCAGTTCGATCTGTTCGCGACCTTGTTCTACACCAAGTACGACAACGTCGGCTTCAGCAACTACGTGTTCAACCTCGGCAGCGGCGCCTCGACCGTGCAGCAGGGCTTCGCCGACACCAAGACCACGGGCCTGGAGCTGGAAGGCTTCTGGACGCCGGTGCAATGGTTCGACCTGCAGATGACCGCGACGATCCAGGATCCCAAGTACAAAGGCCTGCGCTACACCGAACTGGTCAACGGCGCGCCGGTGCTGCGCGACTTCGTCGACAACCAGCTGATCCGCGTGCCCAAGACCAGCTTCCGCATCGTGCCGGGCCTGAACTTCCTCGACGACCGCCTGCGCTTGCAGGTGTCGTACGAACACGAAGGCGAGCGCTACGTCGACACCGCCAACTCGGTGCGGCTGCCGTCCTACCACGTGGTCAACGCCAGCGTGCGCTACGAGTTCGTACCGGGGCTGACCTTGTTCGTCTACGCCGACAACCTGACCAATTCGCTGGGCCTGACCGAGGGCAACCCGCGCGCCGGCGAGCTGCAGAGCGCCGACGCCGGGGCGAATACCTTCATCGCCCGGCCGTTGCTGGGGCGCGGGTATCGCGCGGCGTTGATGTACAAGTTCTGA
- a CDS encoding thiazole synthase, protein MTDTAFSDPLVIAGKTYRSRLLTGTGKFKDLTETRLATEAAGAEIVTVAIRRTNIGQNPGEPNLLDVLPPDRYTLLPNTAGCYNADDAVRTCRLARELLDGHTLVKLEVLGDQRTLFPDVVQTLAAAETLVKDGFDVMVYTSDDPILAKRLEEIGCVAVMPLAAPIGSGLGVQNKYNLLEIVENAKVPIIVDAGVGTASDAAIAMELGCHGVLMNTAIAGARDPILMAHAMKLAVEAGRAAFKAGRIPRKRYASASSPVDGLIG, encoded by the coding sequence ATGACTGACACCGCCTTCTCCGATCCGCTGGTCATCGCCGGCAAGACCTACCGTTCGCGCCTGCTCACCGGCACCGGCAAGTTCAAGGACTTGACCGAAACCCGCCTGGCCACCGAGGCCGCCGGCGCCGAAATCGTCACCGTCGCGATCCGCCGCACCAACATCGGCCAGAACCCCGGCGAGCCGAACCTGCTCGACGTGCTGCCGCCGGACCGCTACACCCTGCTGCCCAACACCGCCGGCTGCTACAACGCCGACGACGCGGTGCGCACCTGCCGCCTCGCGCGCGAGCTGCTCGACGGCCACACCCTGGTCAAGCTGGAAGTGCTCGGCGACCAGCGCACCCTGTTCCCCGACGTCGTCCAGACCCTGGCCGCGGCCGAAACCCTGGTCAAGGACGGTTTCGACGTGATGGTCTACACCTCCGACGACCCGATCCTGGCCAAGCGCCTGGAAGAGATCGGCTGCGTCGCGGTGATGCCGCTGGCCGCGCCGATCGGCTCGGGCCTGGGCGTGCAGAACAAGTACAACCTGCTGGAGATCGTCGAGAACGCCAAGGTGCCGATCATCGTCGACGCCGGCGTGGGCACCGCCTCGGACGCGGCGATCGCGATGGAGCTGGGCTGCCACGGCGTGCTGATGAACACCGCCATCGCCGGCGCGCGCGATCCGATCCTGATGGCGCACGCGATGAAGCTGGCGGTGGAAGCCGGCCGCGCCGCGTTCAAGGCCGGGCGCATTCCGCGCAAGCGCTACGCCAGCGCCTCGAGCCCGGTGGACGGGTTGATCGGCTGA
- the trmB gene encoding tRNA (guanosine(46)-N7)-methyltransferase TrmB: protein MTDPFSSDGHKAPPKPFTVEEGRRQVRSFVLRQGRFTPAQQRAFDELWPRFGIDYQGSPRDYDQLFGRSAKRVLEIGFGNGEALRYAAQNYQDRDLIGIEVHAPGVGRLLNALAEDGSGHVKLYHHDAVEVLNHEVADGALDEVRIYFPDPWHKKRHNKRRLVQPAFAELLVRKLAPDGRLHLATDWQDYAEQMWDVLDATRGLANRAGPRGSVPRPEWRPQTHFETRGQKLGHGVWDLLYDRVPDDGKPDDGRDIAQQA, encoded by the coding sequence ATGACCGATCCGTTCTCCAGCGACGGCCACAAAGCCCCGCCCAAGCCGTTCACGGTCGAGGAAGGCCGCCGCCAGGTGCGCAGCTTCGTGCTGCGCCAGGGCCGCTTCACCCCGGCCCAGCAGCGCGCCTTCGACGAACTGTGGCCGCGCTTCGGCATCGATTACCAAGGCTCGCCGCGCGATTACGACCAACTCTTCGGCCGCAGCGCCAAGCGCGTGCTCGAAATCGGCTTCGGCAACGGCGAAGCGCTGCGCTACGCCGCCCAGAACTACCAAGACCGCGACCTGATCGGCATCGAAGTCCACGCCCCCGGCGTGGGCCGGCTGCTGAACGCCCTGGCCGAGGACGGCAGCGGCCACGTCAAGCTCTATCACCACGACGCGGTGGAAGTGCTCAACCACGAGGTCGCCGACGGCGCCCTGGACGAGGTGCGGATCTACTTCCCCGACCCGTGGCACAAGAAGCGCCACAACAAGCGCCGTTTGGTCCAGCCGGCGTTCGCCGAGTTGCTGGTGCGCAAGCTCGCGCCCGACGGACGCTTGCACCTGGCTACCGATTGGCAGGACTATGCCGAACAGATGTGGGACGTCCTGGACGCGACCAGGGGGCTCGCCAACCGCGCAGGTCCGCGCGGCAGCGTGCCGCGACCGGAATGGCGCCCGCAGACGCACTTCGAGACCCGCGGCCAGAAGCTCGGCCACGGCGTCTGGGATCTGCTGTACGACCGCGTGCCCGACGACGGCAAACCCGACGACGGCCGCGACATCGCGCAGCAGGCGTAG